Proteins from one Leptonema illini DSM 21528 genomic window:
- a CDS encoding type II toxin-antitoxin system VapB family antitoxin translates to MATNLSIDEKLLDEAKELGRFKTKRETVNMALQEFIQRRRQLEVLSLYDSIDYNADYNYKAERKKR, encoded by the coding sequence ATGGCCACAAATCTCTCCATTGACGAAAAGCTACTCGATGAAGCAAAGGAGCTCGGTCGGTTCAAAACGAAGCGTGAGACCGTGAATATGGCGCTTCAGGAATTTATTCAGCGCAGGAGGCAGTTGGAAGTCCTGTCTCTTTACGACTCAATCGACTACAACGCCGATTACAATTACAAGGCAGAGCGAAAGAAAAGGTAA
- a CDS encoding ArsR/SmtB family transcription factor, which produces MNAFAALADDTRREIVRLVARNGELTATQIGENFDMSAPAISQHLKVLKEAKVLQMKKEAQKRIYYLDEAGMHEVEDWLLEIRKLWQRRLDRLDVYLQKMKKEKSNGKK; this is translated from the coding sequence ATGAACGCCTTTGCCGCACTGGCCGACGATACGCGACGCGAGATCGTCAGGCTCGTCGCCCGGAACGGAGAGCTTACTGCGACGCAGATCGGCGAGAACTTTGACATGAGCGCTCCGGCTATCTCGCAGCATCTGAAGGTGCTGAAAGAGGCGAAGGTGCTTCAGATGAAGAAAGAGGCGCAGAAGCGCATCTACTATCTGGACGAGGCCGGTATGCATGAAGTCGAAGACTGGCTGCTTGAGATCCGTAAACTCTGGCAAAGACGGCTGGACCGGCTCGATGTGTATTTGCAAAAAATGAAAAAGGAAAAATCCAATGGGAAAAAGTAA
- the vapC gene encoding type II toxin-antitoxin system VapC family toxin encodes MQVLVDTSVWSEFLRRKAMHSSEIRNTLKALIEHKRLLLIGPVRQELLSGVRTADQFLELRHKLRAFPDLPISTEDYETAAEYFNRCRSDGIQGSFTDFLICAVANNHRALIYTTDGDFQHFSRVLPVSLFRPEE; translated from the coding sequence ATGCAGGTACTGGTCGACACAAGCGTCTGGTCTGAATTCCTCAGACGAAAGGCGATGCATTCAAGCGAAATCCGCAACACGCTGAAGGCCCTGATCGAGCACAAGCGCCTGCTTTTGATCGGGCCGGTTCGACAGGAGTTACTTTCAGGAGTCAGAACAGCGGATCAGTTCCTTGAACTCCGCCATAAGCTGAGGGCATTTCCCGATCTTCCTATCTCAACAGAAGACTATGAGACGGCAGCAGAATACTTCAATCGATGCCGATCAGACGGCATCCAGGGCTCTTTTACCGATTTCTTGATCTGTGCCGTCGCTAATAACCATCGGGCCTTGATATACACAACTGACGGAGACTTCCAGCACTTCAGCAGGGTTCTGCCTGTATCGCTTTTCAGGCCTGAAGAATAG
- a CDS encoding type II toxin-antitoxin system VapC family toxin yields the protein MNEKTPAIFLDTDVILDLLLKREPHFISARTLFARIETGQIQGFTSALVLWNIYYLVEKYASRKIARARVAKLRILLSILPVDDRIIEQALQSDIKDFEDAVQLFAARSQGIQTLITRNKKDYPKAEIQVMTPREFLETLYSAG from the coding sequence ATGAACGAAAAGACGCCCGCCATCTTTTTAGATACGGACGTTATCCTTGATCTGCTCTTGAAAAGAGAGCCTCACTTTATATCGGCAAGGACTCTATTTGCCAGAATTGAAACAGGCCAGATTCAAGGCTTCACTTCAGCACTCGTTCTCTGGAATATCTACTACCTTGTGGAGAAGTATGCTTCTCGAAAAATTGCGCGAGCGAGAGTGGCGAAGCTGCGCATTTTGCTGTCGATTCTCCCCGTTGATGATCGGATCATTGAACAGGCCCTTCAATCGGACATCAAAGATTTCGAGGATGCGGTTCAACTTTTCGCGGCCCGATCACAGGGCATCCAGACTTTAATCACACGCAATAAGAAAGACTACCCTAAAGCTGAGATTCAAGTCATGACACCCCGCGAATTTCTGGAAACGCTCTACTCCGCCGGGTAG
- a CDS encoding cellulase family glycosylhydrolase, which produces MRKLKRASGLPFAAALLCLLLSCTEQDGSISLPSIVPLTGNSEEFRTASLDSQLLAVPGPHSLDYANTEAERQIVVGDKSYGGVTDRIFVDGLGREVSFRGFNISGNVKLAEHGFKPFANDTDAGLAFDRLGVTTGANIIRFTIAWEGVHPAVNTIDYAYLDAVIAQIRKATQRRMYVLLDYHQDLFSRHLFNKNSWHTGNGAPAWITQGGSYPKEYCGFVCASWSQNNLTNEAVRRAFRNFWNNAPLSTSAGTRRMQDEFVWQIEQATAYIRQQLTDEEFSYILGLDPVNEPVDGGMEGLTPAQWDNQKLWPLYQRIRTVLNQTGWQSKWVFAEPLVFWNTNIGFVAPATGGGHLLAPPGPGFVFNTHFYDAARMGTDLTGIDNATYFKYLDEIRREGRFLQTPVFLSEFGMWLNGTGAKDTPRMINAVYQAMEISDGAQSSKSRFADFYNPLVSGTQWHWDYYYDNHHEYMNGNPSKLMTEKDAWNGEDFSVVGNYGTRFNVNQHVIQRAYVRRSQGRIISSHYNAVGYDTWNTVFSWASIRPGAAEPQHFAGRRFFVLIWKGRSSEAPTEIYLPPHIDPLQAVVITEKRLYNRTLFGAVTQGINEAVFIADRSREAGSGSVVVLWDDIDNDENDESLHYAIVVDGAGSSFSDGDLQQLQSKLNQRILVEKKSPIYLTGKMTYSGYPAE; this is translated from the coding sequence ATGCGAAAACTTAAGAGAGCAAGCGGGCTGCCGTTTGCTGCGGCACTGCTGTGCCTTCTGTTATCCTGCACCGAGCAGGATGGCTCCATTTCACTACCCTCAATCGTGCCGCTTACCGGTAATAGCGAGGAATTTCGGACCGCATCGCTGGATAGTCAGCTGCTCGCTGTACCCGGTCCGCATAGCCTCGACTATGCGAACACGGAGGCCGAGCGTCAGATCGTCGTCGGCGATAAGAGCTACGGCGGCGTAACGGACCGCATCTTCGTCGACGGACTCGGTCGCGAGGTGTCGTTTCGCGGCTTCAATATCTCGGGGAACGTGAAGCTGGCCGAGCACGGCTTCAAGCCCTTTGCGAACGATACCGATGCCGGACTGGCCTTTGACCGGCTTGGTGTCACCACCGGTGCGAACATCATCCGGTTCACGATCGCCTGGGAGGGCGTGCATCCGGCCGTGAATACGATCGACTATGCCTATCTTGATGCCGTCATCGCTCAGATACGTAAGGCGACACAGCGGCGTATGTATGTGCTGCTTGACTACCATCAGGATCTGTTTTCTCGTCACCTCTTCAATAAGAACTCGTGGCATACGGGGAACGGAGCTCCGGCATGGATTACGCAGGGCGGGAGTTATCCGAAAGAATATTGCGGCTTCGTCTGCGCCTCCTGGAGTCAGAACAATCTGACGAACGAGGCCGTGCGACGGGCCTTTCGCAATTTCTGGAATAACGCCCCGCTGTCGACGTCGGCGGGAACGCGTCGCATGCAGGATGAGTTCGTCTGGCAGATCGAGCAGGCGACGGCTTACATCAGACAACAGTTAACCGATGAAGAGTTTTCGTATATACTGGGCCTTGATCCCGTCAACGAGCCCGTCGACGGCGGCATGGAGGGCCTGACTCCGGCGCAGTGGGATAATCAGAAGCTCTGGCCGCTCTATCAGAGAATCCGTACGGTTCTGAATCAAACCGGATGGCAATCAAAGTGGGTCTTTGCCGAGCCGCTTGTGTTCTGGAATACGAATATCGGGTTCGTCGCTCCGGCTACGGGAGGAGGGCATCTGCTTGCGCCGCCCGGGCCGGGCTTCGTCTTTAACACGCATTTCTATGATGCCGCTCGTATGGGAACGGATCTGACGGGCATTGATAACGCTACCTACTTCAAGTATCTGGATGAGATCCGTCGGGAGGGACGCTTCCTGCAGACGCCCGTATTCCTGAGCGAGTTCGGCATGTGGTTGAATGGAACGGGCGCAAAGGATACTCCGCGCATGATCAACGCCGTCTATCAGGCCATGGAAATCTCGGATGGCGCACAGAGCAGCAAATCCCGATTCGCCGACTTCTATAATCCGCTTGTTTCGGGCACGCAGTGGCACTGGGATTATTACTACGATAACCATCACGAATACATGAACGGCAATCCGTCGAAGCTGATGACCGAAAAGGATGCCTGGAACGGTGAGGATTTCTCGGTCGTCGGGAACTACGGAACTCGCTTTAACGTTAACCAGCACGTGATTCAGCGGGCCTACGTGCGTCGTTCCCAGGGACGTATCATCAGTTCGCATTATAACGCCGTCGGCTATGACACCTGGAATACGGTGTTTTCCTGGGCCTCGATCAGACCCGGAGCGGCGGAGCCGCAGCACTTTGCCGGTCGCCGTTTCTTTGTTCTGATCTGGAAAGGCCGCAGCTCCGAAGCGCCGACTGAGATCTATCTTCCGCCGCATATCGATCCGCTGCAGGCCGTCGTCATTACCGAGAAGCGCCTCTATAACCGCACGCTTTTCGGCGCTGTGACGCAGGGCATAAACGAGGCCGTTTTTATCGCCGATCGAAGCCGCGAGGCTGGATCGGGAAGCGTTGTCGTTCTGTGGGATGATATCGATAACGATGAAAACGACGAATCGCTTCACTATGCAATCGTCGTTGATGGTGCAGGCAGCTCGTTCAGCGATGGCGATCTGCAACAGCTGCAGAGCAAGCTCAATCAGCGCATACTGGTCGAGAAGAAAAGTCCGATCTATCTAACCGGGAAGATGACCTATTCAGGCTACCCGGCGGAGTAG
- a CDS encoding DUF6364 family protein — MQTKLTLSIEKEVIQKAKRYAQKRQESISSLVEAYFRALTSEDAEKSDEIPPITRELAGTLEGVQIDTWKNERMDRLTRKHLR, encoded by the coding sequence ATGCAAACCAAACTGACGCTCTCTATCGAGAAAGAAGTCATCCAGAAGGCTAAGCGCTATGCGCAAAAGCGTCAGGAAAGCATATCGTCTCTTGTTGAGGCCTACTTCCGGGCATTGACTTCTGAAGACGCAGAAAAGTCCGACGAAATTCCCCCCATCACGAGGGAGCTGGCCGGCACACTGGAGGGGGTTCAGATTGATACATGGAAAAACGAACGCATGGATAGGTTGACGAGGAAGCATCTACGATGA
- a CDS encoding SRPBCC family protein, which yields MGKSNVETKINGATVIYKRYYDAPIDLVFEAWSDPKHLAEWWGPDGFTLTTKNMDFSNGGIWDFIMHGPDGTDFKNRVQFLEIDRPYRIVYQHLGADGETEDVSFRTVITMEPSGEGTHLTMVQDFFTEEQLNFVNEKYGAIEGGIQHAENLAKYLATLK from the coding sequence ATGGGAAAAAGTAACGTTGAAACGAAAATCAATGGCGCTACAGTCATTTATAAGAGATATTACGATGCTCCGATCGATCTTGTATTCGAGGCGTGGTCTGATCCGAAGCATCTGGCAGAGTGGTGGGGGCCGGACGGATTTACTCTGACAACAAAGAACATGGACTTCTCAAACGGCGGCATCTGGGATTTTATTATGCACGGCCCCGACGGCACAGATTTTAAGAACCGTGTGCAGTTTCTTGAGATTGACCGACCGTATCGCATCGTGTATCAACATCTCGGCGCCGATGGCGAAACCGAAGATGTGAGCTTTCGCACCGTCATCACGATGGAGCCGTCGGGCGAGGGAACGCATCTGACGATGGTGCAGGATTTCTTCACGGAAGAACAGCTTAATTTCGTGAACGAGAAGTACGGAGCCATTGAAGGCGGCATCCAGCATGCTGAGAATCTGGCGAAGTATCTGGCGACGTTGAAGTAA